In Chlamydia gallinacea 08-1274/3, the sequence AGCACTATCCTGAACTCATCTTTAGCTTAGCAAAAGCTAATCACGAATACCAGCCTATCTATTCCATTATCCTGACGGAAGACACAAAGAAAAATCAGCAAAAAATTCATGAAGCTGCAGATAAGTTACACTATGTGTTAACAAATATTCCAGGAATCAGCTCAGGGAAAATTGTCTTTTCTTTATGTAAATCTACGCAAAATCAAGAGTTAAAACAAGGAGAACTCTGGTCTGTAGATTATAATGGAGAAAACTTAGAACCCTTGACACAAGAGAATTCTTTATCTGTCACACCGCATTGGACAAATGTTGGGGAAAACTCTACGTACTTCTATGTATCATATAAATTGGGAGTTCCTAAAATCTTTCTCGGTTCTTTAGAAAGTTCCTCGGGGAAAAAAATTCTCAATCTTCAGGGGAACCAGTTTATGCCTACGTTTTCCCCTAAAAAAAAGCTGCTTGCTTTTATCTCTGATAGCTGTGGAAACCCCGATTTGTTCTTACAATCCTTTTCCCTAGTACAAGGAGCCATGGGGAAACCTCGGCGCATACTCAATGAAACCTATGGAACGCAAGGAAACCCATCGTTTAGCCCTGACGGTTCTAAGATTGTTTTCGTTTCTAATAAAGATGGTAGGCCTCGGTTGTATGTTCTTCAAATCGAACCTGAAATCCAAACACCAAGACTTTTAACAAAAAAATATAGAAATAGCAGTTGCCCTGCATGGTCTCCAGATGGTACAAAAATAGCTTTTTGCTCTGTAATTAAAGGTGTCCGTCAAATTTGTATTTATGACCTCTCTACAGGAAAAGATACTCAACTCACTACTACTCCCATACACAAGGAAAGTCCCTCATGGGCTGCGGATAGTCAACACCTCGTTTATAGCGCAGGAAATGCAGGAGAATCAGAAATTTATTTATTAAGTCTGATTACTCAAAAAACTAAGAAAATAGCTATAGGGCCAGGAGAAAAACGTTTCCCTTCTTGGGGGAGCCCTAAAATAACTAAATAAAGAGAACTGTATGAAACAACAATATTTACGCTTTTGCATTTGGCTACTGGCCCTCTTTTCTTTATCTTCATGTTGCTATCCTTGCGGTGACTTCGATGTTGTCTGTCAAACTTGCCAGAATTCTAAAAAGAAAAAACAACACGCATGCGCGTTTGTTCCTCTATACTCAGATGATGAAATCAACCAAAATCTTGTAAATACTTACGATTCAAAAGCAGAACAATTATATAAAACTAGTAGTAGTACAGTAGCATTTCGCAATATTACCTTTGCAACGGACAGCTACACCATTAAAGGTGAAGAAAATTTAGCTATTCTATCTAGTCTTGTTCGTCACATGCAAAAATCTCCAAAAATAACCTTATACATCGAAGGTCATACAGATGAACGTGGAGCTGCATCGTATAACCTTGCTCTAGGAGCTCGAAGAGCTAATGCTGTTAAACAACACTTAATCAAACAAGGCATCTCTCCCGAACGCCTATTTACCATTTCTTATGGAAAGGAGCGCCCCATCTGTCTTTCGCATGATGAGCTCGCTTGGCAACAAAATCGTCGTACGGAATTTAAAGTGCATGGACGTTAATAAAATTAGTTCTTTATTCCTAGGAGTATTCTTTGCCATCCTAGGGACCACTCCTGGATGTGCAGCAGGGAAAAGTCCTTCTTTGCAAACTCTTCTCGCTGAAATTGAAGATACTTCTGCTAAATTGCTATGTTATGAATCTGAAATGCAAATTTTGGTAGAGCGTTTGGATGAACAAGATTCTAAAATTCAACAGCTGGAGTCGATACAACCCGAAGTAATTGCGCGTAAAATTAAACAATTAGAAACAGAACAGAAAACATTAGCAAAAACTCTTAGCATATTGACAACATCAGTAAAAGACATCCAATCTGCTTTACAACAAAAACTTGAAGTCATTCAAAAAGACTATAAAACTCTTTCTCAAGATATCCGTCTTTTACGGCAATCCCTGCTTGCTCTTGTCGATGGTTCTTCCGAAACCTATCCTGATTTTTCTGAAGCTATTCCCTCTCATATTCATATCGTACAACCCGGAGAAAACCTAGGAAAGATAGCCACGAAATACAAAATATCTGTTGAAGAATTAAAAAAACTTAATAAATTATCTTCTGATGTTATTTATGTTAATCAAAGGCTCTGTTTACCAAAGAATAAGAAATAATTTTGTTTTTTTGTCTTTTCAGAGTTATTCTCTCTGATAGATAATAAACAATATCTTTTGTAGGATTAGGAATAAAGGCCGCTATATCCACAACTCAATGAAATCAACAATAGCTTTATTTGGTGAAGCAGAAAAGGGCAGTTATGACGTTGCTTATTTATGTCGTAGTACGGCAGATCTTTATGATCATTTAGGCAGCGATCCCACAACAACAAAATCGGGGATATCCCTTGCTATACAAGCTTTAATGTATAACTACAATGTATTATACTTCCGTGTAAAAGAAGAGGGTTATTGCGTAGATAGTTATTTTTTCGGACTCCATTTTTTAAATACACAAACCACACTGAAAAACATTATTGCTATGGGACTTCCTGGAGTAGGAGACCAACACCTCATTGAAGCCTCTAAATCTTTGTGCGAAAAATATAAAAGCCTTCTTTTATTGTTTGAACAAGACTTGTATGACTTATTAACATTTAATAAGTTATTTTAATCTATCGTCCCAAAATACTCTTTCAATCCTTCTTCATTGGGAGCCATTGCTCTTTGTCCCTGCTGCCAATTCGCAGGACAAACTAAACCATGATTTTCAAAGAAAATAAGAGCATCCAAAACCCGTATTTCCTCATCTATAGAACGACCTAAAAATAAATCATTGATAACCAAATGTCGGATAATTCCTTCTTTATCAATTAGAAAGCATCCCCGAAAAGATAATCCCGATACACTATCTAAAACACCATAAAGTCGGGAAAGCTCGCCACCGACATCAGAAAGTAGTGGATAGGTGATTCCTCGAACACCCCCGACTTTTTTATCCGTATTCAGCCAACGCTGGTGAGTATCTATATCATCTACAGAACAACCTAAAACCTCAGCACCTCGACTATGAAATTCTGCTAAAGCAGTTTGAAAGGCGTGAAGTTCTGTAGGACACACATAAGTAAAATCCTTAGGATAAAAGAAAAGTACCACGTATTTACCACGATAATCAGCCAATGAAATTGTTTGTACTTCACCGTTAACTACGGCATGGGCAGTAAAATCCGGAGCAGACTTTCCAATCAACAATGATTCCATGATTATCCTAAATCTTATTATTTATAATTTATGCAGTCGCACCAGAGAGGATTTGAACCTCTGACCACCTGGTTCGTAGCCAGGTACTCTATCCACTGAGCTACTGGTGCATAGCAAATACAATGATGAAAAGTTTAGTCAAGATGCGGCAAATGATCAAGTCTTTCTCCTTCTCTTTGAAAAAAACCTTCAAAATCAAAAAGATAGTATAACACAGATCTACTCTTCTCTCTGGGCAGAAGTATCTCCAAGAGACCCGTCTTGAACTTCACCGGAAGAGTCTACAATAAATAATGAACTTGTCAAAAGTAAACATGCTATAGAAATAGAGTATTTCAAAACAAATTTCACCACAGAAAAAGCATCGCATATTCCAGAAGAAATAACATTTTCTACCGCATGCGTCATCCCGTTATAGCCAAAACAAGGGTCCGGATGCTCTATTAAAGTATCTAAAAGTGTCGTTGGAAGTTTCCCACAATTTGTGATCATAGCTGTGAAAGGAGCTCTCATGGATTGTATCAGACATGTATAACCATAAGCGACTCCCGGGGATATCTTCTCAGGAACTTGGATACGCTCAGCAGCTCGAAATAAAGCAACACCACCTCCGGGAAGATAGCCTTCGCGGCATGCTGCCTTTACTGCTTGCAAAGCATGAATCAAGTGTATTTTTTTTTCTTTAAATTCATCTTCTGTTGTAGAACCTAAAGAAACTCGTATTTTTTTCCCACTCAATCGCGATAAGCGTTTTTCTAAAATCACACGCTCTTCTTTTGAAGGATTGCTTTGTATTTGTTGATGCACATGAGCAATATGCTCTGCAATAATCGTGCTCTCTCCCAAACCATGGAAAAAAGCTGTTTTCTTTTCAGAAATAATTACTTTCTCTACCTTCCCGAGAACAGTTATATCCGCAGTACTTAAAGACATTCCTAAAAAACTATCAATAAGAGTTGCTCCCGTAACAACAGTAATGTCCTCCAAAATTTGCTTACACATCTCTCCCTGTTCCGGGATGGTTATAGCACACAAAGGAAAAGAACCTTTAAGTTTATTTACAATTAAAACTGATAGCAATTGGGGATCAATATTTGCAGCAACAATAATTAAAGGAAGTTTTTTTTCTTGAGCAACCTTCTCTAAAAAACAAATAAAATCCTGATTTGCATAAGAAAGAGTCTGATTACATAAAAGCACGTAAGCATCTTCATAAATAACTTCCATGGTTTCAGGATGAGTAACAAAATAGGAAGATAGGTACCCTGAATGTAATCCCAAAGAAACACATGTATGTATCGTAGTTTGAAGTGTCGGGCTTTTTTCTATAAAATATTCTCCCTCTATCCCTATGTTCGCAATAACATCAGCAGCTAGCTGCCCTAACATTGGATCATTATTTGCTGCCGTAGTTGCGACAGAAACAACATCTTTAGACGTCTGTACAGGAAGTGCGAGCTTTGTTAATTCTTCTAAGATTTTATCTCCAGCAAGAACGATGCCTTGCTTGATTTCTAAAGGGTCTAAACCACGAGCAATACCCTGCAAACCTAAAGCAAATAAAGATTCTGTTAAAACAATTGCTGTTGTTGATCCATCACCTACATGCATATCTGTCTGTAGAGCAACTTCTCTAGCAAGTTTCAAGCCCATATTTTCAAATGCATCAGACAACTGGAGTTCCTTAGCTATTGAAGCCCCGTGTTTCGTAATGTAGGGATGTGAACGTTCTTTTTTGATGACAACATGAGCACCTTGAGGACCTAAAGTAGTTACCGTAGCATTCGCTAAGGCCCTCACACCGCGATACAATGCACTTAGTCCATCTAAATGACTTTTAAATACTCTAGACACGATACCTCTACAGGGAGTCGACTACCCTGTGAAGCCATCTTATAGAAAATAAGAAAAATTCCTGTCAAACGTGCAAGTATAACATTATTCCTCTCCATATTCAGGAAGTAAAAACGGTTTACGAACAATACGAAACTTTTGTCTCCCTTCTAAGCATAATTGCTTTAATGGCCAAAGAACATACTGATCATTGCAACAGATTTGCATAAATTTTTCTTCTCCTAGATAACGAGAAATTGCTTCATAGCGTTGAGGAAGTTTCTTGACTGCCTTCAAAGCCATGCGTACTTGTTCCGGATATAAGGCTTTTAATATGCTTAAAATAGTACATTGGGTCTCCATAGGCAAAAATTGCTCTGGATTTTCTAACAACAGTAAAACTCCTGAGCAACACTCCATTTTATACTTTCCAAAAAAGGGCTCATAATAAAAGGGATAAAAAGAAATTCCAGGTAATTGCGCTTCATTGAGCTTTTGAGCAACTAACTTTCCATCCATCCAAGGTGCACCAATCAATCGGAACGGCAAAGTATAGCCTATGCCTATGCTTGTTATAGACAACGCCCCTATTACTCCTGTAGTAGCATAAAAAAATGTTGTTTCTGCATCTGGAATCTGTGGGCTCGTGGGAATCCAACGCAATCCGGTTTGAGCAAAGGTCATGGAACGCTTCCACCCTTGCATAGGAACCACGCGAACATCTGCATGAGAAGCATATTTCGCTTTATAGAACAAAGCAAGTTCTCCAGGAGTCATACCATAACAGTAAGGAATCTCTGGATTACCCACTGAGTAAGAAAGAGGCATAGGTCCATCAATTACCTTCCCTCCCATGGGATTAGGACGATCCAAGATAATTAACGTCTTCTTATACTTTTCTGCAGTACAGACCAGTTGCAATAACGTGAGAATAAATGTATAGGAACGCACTCCTATATCTTGTACATCGTAGACAAGAACATCGCTATCGTGAACAACATCTTCAGGAATTTCTTTTAATCCATATAAGGATACCGTACGCAAGCCAGGATCTTCTGGAACAACCCCTGGAGAGCCTGCAGGAGATGCGCCATAATAGCCGTGTTCTAAAGTACCAAGAACACATAAAGAACATCGATCTTTATTTTCTTGGAAAATAGTCAATGCATCTTTTCCTTCACGGTTAATCGCAGCATGATGAGAAACTAATGTAATCGTCTTTCCCTGTAACCAAGATAGATAAACCTCTTCTTCAAAAACACGATCTAAGCCGACTAAAACCTGAGAAAATCCCCAAGAGGGGAAAATTAAGGTAAATAACAAACATACTCTAGTTATTTTCATAGGATTCTGCGTAACTATCTACCACAATTTTACTCATCCATAAGAATAGAAGCTTTTCCAAAAAAAAATCTTCAAATACCCATGTTAATTACACTAGGAATGCAACTATTTTGATAATTATGTATACTAAAAAAATTTATATTGATTGAATTATGTATATAATTTCATAAAACAATGTCATTTTCCCCTTGCATAGGAGAAATCCATGAAAATAGTCATCGCCAGTTCTCACGGTTATAAAATAAGAGAAACTAAGGCTTTTTTAAAACACATAGGAGATTTTGATATTTTTTCATTAACGGATTTCCCTGACTACTGCGCTCCCAAAGAAACAGGATCGTTTCCCGAAGAAAATGCCCTAGCCAAAGGTCTCCACGCTGCACAAGAATTGCACTCGTGGGTTATTGCTGACGATACCATGCTTATGGTTCCCGCTCTCCATGGGTTACCAGGAAAACTTTCAGCCACATTCGCTGGAGAAAATGCTACAGATAAAGACCACTGTAAACATCTGTTAAAACAAATGCAGCATTTAGAAAGTATTGTTGATCGCTCAGCTTATTTTGAATGCTGTATTGTTTTAGCATCTCCCCAAGGGCAATTTTTTAAAGCTCGAGGAATTTGTGAAGGCTACATTAGCCACCAAGAAAAAGGTTCTTCAGGATTTGGCTATGATTCTTTATTTCTAAAATATGATTATAAACACACATTTGCTGAACTATCTGAAGAAGTAAAAAATCAAGTTTCTCATAGAGCCAAGGCTTTACAAAAACTTACTCCTTATTTGCAAAATTTACTTGAATCTTCCTTAGTCTTTAGGAGTTAAATTTTGTAATGAATGTTCTAAACAACCACGAATTTCTCGCATTTCAGCCAGTAAAGCTTCAGCACGCAAAAAATCAGCTTCAAGACGTGCTGCTTCTGGCATGCCTTCGTTTTTTTGCAGTTTTTGTGTAGCTGTAGGCATTTCCAAACTTACTGTTGACTTCGCTGTCAATCTATGAGTCTTACTAAAAGATACTGTTTGAATACCTTCATTCATGGGAGCTTCCAGTTAATCATAGGTTTATTTAGCTTTTTAAGCAGGTAATTAATTTTTGAAAAGTGCGAACACCCAAAAAAACCACGATGTGCCGATAAAGGAGAAGGATGAGGAGCAGCTAAAATGGCATGTTTATGAGAAGAGCGAAACAATAAATTGCATTTTTTCCTTGCTGCACTTCCCCATAAAACAAAAATAATATGCGATCGATTTTCAATAAGCTTCGTAATAATGGCATCTGTAAAATATTCCCATCCCCGGCCTGCATGAGAAAAAGGAGATCCCGCACGAACAGTTAATACAGTATTTAATAATAAAACTCCTTGGTCTGCCCAAGACTGTAAACAACCTGTAGTATTTTCAATCCCTAAATCGGTATGTAATTCACGGAAAATATTGACGAGCGAAGGAGGAAGACGTACTCCTGTAGGGACGCTAAAACTGAGTCCATGCGCCTGTCCTTCTCCAGGGTAGGGATCTTGCCCAAGAATCACAATGCGTACTGAGTCAAATGGTGTACTTTTTAAGGCTGCAAAAATATTTTCTTTAGCTGGGTATATAGTAGTTTGAGAATATTCTGATAGTAAAAATTCTTTAAGCTGATACATATAAGGTTG encodes:
- the ung gene encoding uracil-DNA glycosylase, which produces MQDAFTMDQLPMSWQVQLKDTWSQPYMYQLKEFLLSEYSQTTIYPAKENIFAALKSTPFDSVRIVILGQDPYPGEGQAHGLSFSVPTGVRLPPSLVNIFRELHTDLGIENTTGCLQSWADQGVLLLNTVLTVRAGSPFSHAGRGWEYFTDAIITKLIENRSHIIFVLWGSAARKKCNLLFRSSHKHAILAAPHPSPLSAHRGFFGCSHFSKINYLLKKLNKPMINWKLP
- the tolB gene encoding Tol-Pal system protein TolB — its product is MLLRVLTSIFLIFQWAPYLDARDLEVIVRSETTVFPVHVELRIHSQDVKQQKYLHTLGNIFLNDLSLGDRLHPVFVKPGTASTPMRIAILEHYPELIFSLAKANHEYQPIYSIILTEDTKKNQQKIHEAADKLHYVLTNIPGISSGKIVFSLCKSTQNQELKQGELWSVDYNGENLEPLTQENSLSVTPHWTNVGENSTYFYVSYKLGVPKIFLGSLESSSGKKILNLQGNQFMPTFSPKKKLLAFISDSCGNPDLFLQSFSLVQGAMGKPRRILNETYGTQGNPSFSPDGSKIVFVSNKDGRPRLYVLQIEPEIQTPRLLTKKYRNSSCPAWSPDGTKIAFCSVIKGVRQICIYDLSTGKDTQLTTTPIHKESPSWAADSQHLVYSAGNAGESEIYLLSLITQKTKKIAIGPGEKRFPSWGSPKITK
- a CDS encoding OmpA family protein produces the protein MKQQYLRFCIWLLALFSLSSCCYPCGDFDVVCQTCQNSKKKKQHACAFVPLYSDDEINQNLVNTYDSKAEQLYKTSSSTVAFRNITFATDSYTIKGEENLAILSSLVRHMQKSPKITLYIEGHTDERGAASYNLALGARRANAVKQHLIKQGISPERLFTISYGKERPICLSHDELAWQQNRRTEFKVHGR
- a CDS encoding peroxiredoxin, translating into MESLLIGKSAPDFTAHAVVNGEVQTISLADYRGKYVVLFFYPKDFTYVCPTELHAFQTALAEFHSRGAEVLGCSVDDIDTHQRWLNTDKKVGGVRGITYPLLSDVGGELSRLYGVLDSVSGLSFRGCFLIDKEGIIRHLVINDLFLGRSIDEEIRVLDALIFFENHGLVCPANWQQGQRAMAPNEEGLKEYFGTID
- a CDS encoding LysM peptidoglycan-binding domain-containing protein, coding for MDVNKISSLFLGVFFAILGTTPGCAAGKSPSLQTLLAEIEDTSAKLLCYESEMQILVERLDEQDSKIQQLESIQPEVIARKIKQLETEQKTLAKTLSILTTSVKDIQSALQQKLEVIQKDYKTLSQDIRLLRQSLLALVDGSSETYPDFSEAIPSHIHIVQPGENLGKIATKYKISVEELKKLNKLSSDVIYVNQRLCLPKNKK
- the groEL gene encoding chaperonin GroEL gives rise to the protein MSRVFKSHLDGLSALYRGVRALANATVTTLGPQGAHVVIKKERSHPYITKHGASIAKELQLSDAFENMGLKLAREVALQTDMHVGDGSTTAIVLTESLFALGLQGIARGLDPLEIKQGIVLAGDKILEELTKLALPVQTSKDVVSVATTAANNDPMLGQLAADVIANIGIEGEYFIEKSPTLQTTIHTCVSLGLHSGYLSSYFVTHPETMEVIYEDAYVLLCNQTLSYANQDFICFLEKVAQEKKLPLIIVAANIDPQLLSVLIVNKLKGSFPLCAITIPEQGEMCKQILEDITVVTGATLIDSFLGMSLSTADITVLGKVEKVIISEKKTAFFHGLGESTIIAEHIAHVHQQIQSNPSKEERVILEKRLSRLSGKKIRVSLGSTTEDEFKEKKIHLIHALQAVKAACREGYLPGGGVALFRAAERIQVPEKISPGVAYGYTCLIQSMRAPFTAMITNCGKLPTTLLDTLIEHPDPCFGYNGMTHAVENVISSGICDAFSVVKFVLKYSISIACLLLTSSLFIVDSSGEVQDGSLGDTSAQREE
- the rdgB gene encoding RdgB/HAM1 family non-canonical purine NTP pyrophosphatase, which translates into the protein MKIVIASSHGYKIRETKAFLKHIGDFDIFSLTDFPDYCAPKETGSFPEENALAKGLHAAQELHSWVIADDTMLMVPALHGLPGKLSATFAGENATDKDHCKHLLKQMQHLESIVDRSAYFECCIVLASPQGQFFKARGICEGYISHQEKGSSGFGYDSLFLKYDYKHTFAELSEEVKNQVSHRAKALQKLTPYLQNLLESSLVFRS
- a CDS encoding DUF1343 domain-containing protein, which produces MKITRVCLLFTLIFPSWGFSQVLVGLDRVFEEEVYLSWLQGKTITLVSHHAAINREGKDALTIFQENKDRCSLCVLGTLEHGYYGASPAGSPGVVPEDPGLRTVSLYGLKEIPEDVVHDSDVLVYDVQDIGVRSYTFILTLLQLVCTAEKYKKTLIILDRPNPMGGKVIDGPMPLSYSVGNPEIPYCYGMTPGELALFYKAKYASHADVRVVPMQGWKRSMTFAQTGLRWIPTSPQIPDAETTFFYATTGVIGALSITSIGIGYTLPFRLIGAPWMDGKLVAQKLNEAQLPGISFYPFYYEPFFGKYKMECCSGVLLLLENPEQFLPMETQCTILSILKALYPEQVRMALKAVKKLPQRYEAISRYLGEEKFMQICCNDQYVLWPLKQLCLEGRQKFRIVRKPFLLPEYGEE